CAAGGGGTTGTTTTTAAGAACCAACTGAGCCATCTTTAATTTGTCATGACCTTTCAGCTCTTCGACACCCACATTAAGTAACCCCACAGAAGGCTTTTCGATACCTAAGACATAGCGGGCAAAGAGACTCCCCATAAAAGCGAACTGCACTAAATTCTCAGTTGTAGCTTCCACATTGGCACCCAAATCAAGAACGACACAAAGTCCACGAACAGTCGGCAATAATGCTGCAATCGCTGGACGATCAATTCCTTCTATGGCACGTAATGTTAGTTTTGAAAGAGCCATATAGGCGCCTGTATTACCAGCAGAAACAACTCCTTGAGCTTCACCATCAGCAACCGCTTGTATAGCAAGGCGCATAGAGGATTTTTTTAAGGATCTTAAAGCTGTTGAAACAGTAGTCTCGCTTGTGACCACTTCATCAGTATGTCGAATTTGTGTAATAGCTCTTAATGGATCATCAGACGGAATGAGTTTACTCAACAACTTTTCCTGACCATACAGTAAGAAAGAGATATTGGGGTGCAATTTTTGGGCTTGTCGTAATCCCGCAACCACCATCTGGGGCGCTTGGTCACCTCCC
The sequence above is drawn from the Candidatus Nucleicultrix amoebiphila FS5 genome and encodes:
- the plsX gene encoding phosphate acyltransferase PlsX is translated as MSITLAIDGMGGDQAPQMVVAGLRQAQKLHPNISFLLYGQEKLLSKLIPSDDPLRAITQIRHTDEVVTSETTVSTALRSLKKSSMRLAIQAVADGEAQGVVSAGNTGAYMALSKLTLRAIEGIDRPAIAALLPTVRGLCVVLDLGANVEATTENLVQFAFMGSLFARYVLGIEKPSVGLLNVGVEELKGHDKLKMAQLVLKNNPLIENFYGFIEGDDIAFGKTDVVVTDGFTGNIALKAIEGTAKLLSNFLKQEIQKSFLSKVGALLAKSAFSTVKHRLDPHRYNGAPFLGLKGIAVKSHGGTSAYGFSSAINVAVHLIENKVNERLAKDISLLSQHLVQEMENLSLAIEKPTPIKG